The genome window ACGCCCGCACCTCCACAACTCACATGCACTTTGGAACTGGGTCCAGGAGCACAGAAAAGCTGTCTCTTACCGTCTCCCACCCCACTTCCGCCCCAGCCTGCTCACCCTTTCCACTCTCCTGCTCATGCCCTGGGAATGAGTGTTCCCTGAGGTATTTGGGTGAAACCAATCTAGGGAGACCAATCCAGCAGAAATGCCCCACTTGTATCTATATTCTCTACGACAGAGCTAACAATCCTGCTTTGTTTTTAGGTAACATAAGCATTGAGTATTTACACAGGCCCGgctctctgtaaatattttaggtaccGAGCCTGACTTAATTCTTCCAGCGGCCCTGCAGCGATCAACAAACCTTCCCTTTAACTAATGAGGGCAGTAAGACTCCGAGACAGCTACTTTCAAGAACACACTGGCGGAGCCAGATGGGAATTCAGTCTGCTTGACTCAGAAGTTTGTGCACGTAAACAATTCACTGTATAATGGTAGCTGTccaaatttaaatacataaaataatttttatgattttcataAAAAATGTTAGAGACCTGCTAACACAGAAACTTTTTTTCTAGCATGTAAATCTTTATGGGAATTGAAGAGCTTTCAATACACCTCAATTAAATTATTTGTGTGATTTGGACAATTTAAAAGTTGCTACTTCAACTGTTGGAATTAAGGGTTTCAAAGGCAATTTTATTCTTATCATTTCATCTCACAATActtttccattctttctctttAGCAAGAATTATGTAGAGACCTGATTAAAGTTTTATCTTAAAGATCGTAAATGTTTTTTTGCACTCTTAAAAGTTTAGAAGGCAATTTCTGTGAAGAATTAAAACTGGaaaactttgtattttattgtgAGTTAGTTATGAAATAATTTCTGGAGAAGTACAATTTTTATATTAGTTCTAAGGACGTTTGTGAATGTAGTGCCAATTCTACAGGGTGCCAGTGGGGAAGTTTTCTGCTAAACTCACTgctttagtgatttttaaaatcccacCCATTAGGATCTTAGGCCTTTAGTGTTTTTACATTATTGGCTACCTTATAGTTACCATTATTGAGAGACTCCTATGAGTCAGACACTGGCCAAATCCTTTacttacattatctcatttaatcctccccacaCTCAGAAGTAACTGTCACGACCATCAGACAGGCTCGAGAAACTGAGACTCATTCATATAGATCACATTGATTATTTGCTGTATTTTACCTTTTCACCTTGCATTTGTGGCCTTATTTAATACTCGTAACAATTCTGTGATGTAAGATAATTTTACATCTGTCTTACAGGTGAGGACATTGAGGCTCAAAGAGTCTATGTTACTTGCCCACAATCATAAAGCTAGTGAATCACGAAGCCAAGATTCTTCAGGCCCTTGCTCTTAATCTCTGGCTATACTGTCTCccggaaagggagggagggaggatgacaGCCAATGCCTGATGCAAAGTGTGACTCTTTCACTTAGAGAAGATGAGGTAAGTCATGATAGCTATCTTCAAATTGTTCAGACATTGTCACAGGAAAAGGAAGTTGATCTCTTCAGGGTGGCCCCAAGAGGGCCGAGCTGGTGCCCCTGGGTCCCCACCTCTCTCTCACTGAAGGAAGAATTCTAACAGAACAGCTATCAAGGGGTCATTTCAGCAAGAAGAGGACTCCTTTTCCCTGGCACTTGGTTCTCCAATTTTGACCTGTTCACTGATCACCCATAGAGCTTGTTTTTACAAAGCAGACACGCAAGAACCCTCTGCCAGGGACTCTCAGTAAGTGTGAAGCAGAGCCCTGGAAGCTGCGCGTATAAGCAAATGCTCCTGGGTGAACCTGAGGCAGGTGGTCTAGGGCCACACAGGGAAATACCAAATAGGCAACAACTGGCAACCCCAGGGTTAATAAGGGGATCCCTTCATTACAGGGGAGGTTGGACTGGATGGTCCCTCTGTTACCTCCAGAGTGTCTGAAAgcagaactgtaaaataaactCTTGAGCTGCTAGGAATGTGATGGGATTGACTCTGGAAACTTCTGTGAGCTGACAGTTCCATGTGAAAGAAGAGCTGTATCACCATCTGGTGCACTGCCTGAAAGTCTTCACGTTCAGTCACCTAGAACCTTGGAAGGATTTTCTCATTGAATTCTGATACCCTCTGCCTTACAGACCAGGAATCCAACTCAGAAAGACTGGGCAGCACACACGGCCTTGGCCGCACACCCAGCAGTTCCCAGTCTACTGATTCTTATTGGATGCACATCAGCACCATGAATGCCTCACACCTGGCAGTATCTCTCCCAACCCAAATAGATTCCAAACTCAGCTTCCAATGCACGCATCCAATTAGCAAAATCTAAATCACACGTGAATCTCTGGCTAAAGTTTAGTTAGGAAAATGGGAGTTTTTCACATTCAGTATAGTTTTTCACTTTCTAGCCTCTGCCACCCAGGAAGGCAtattagaaaacaacaacaaaaaaattggaaTAGATGCTGAGCAAACCAATCAGAATCTTGTCACATATATCTTTCCCCCTTTGACCATTTTCTCCGAAACCTTCCTCTCTTACCTCTATACTACATTCTATTCCTGGAAAGAGTTGTCTGTTCCCGCTGTCTCCAATTCCTAACCCCCCATCCTTCCTTTGCTCACAGAGTACGACTGCATCCCTCTCATAATCAGTTCACATCACATGACCTTTTCCGTCTCCTTGCTTTGTCATTCCCCCGCTCTTCCCCTTCCACTCCTCTTTAGCATTCTACCAGTTCTGCATTAGTACCTCACTCCTCCCAGTCTAATTATGCAGATAATCCCCCCAAACATAATCCCAGCTATAAAATCTTTCCCAGGTTTCCAACTGCATCCTGAAAGTACCCACCTGAATATCACaagcacctcaaactcaacatgttaAACCCGATACTCAAGTCATCTCACTTCCAAAATCTGTTCTCCCTCCTGCATTCTATGTCTGTGTAAACTGCACAAATTCACCCACTTACTGAAGTTGATTTGATTGTCCTCTTTCCCTTTCTATTCCTATATTCAATCTGTCCCTAAGACCATAAATTCAGTGGAATCCTCTTACTGAGTTTAATAGGTGCTCTTTAAAGAAAGACTTCAGACATGCTCATTCTAGCACTTTATTGGAAATTAGTTAGGTACATCAATGAAATCAGATCAACCTAAAAGCATCATTTTCACACAATAATATCCCGAGAATCTGTGCTATCTTCTTACATAATTTAACAAATCCCCAGATGCTTCTTATTTCGGTCAAAGAGCTTGAGTGGTCCAGAAATCTctctatacatataaatataaattgtagcatttaaaataaacatcattGTTTGAGTTAGTTCCAAAGGCGCTGGGAACATTTCGTACCTTGGAATGGttgcagtgctggtgggaggGGATGAAGGGCGTACACATTATGCGGTGGACCTAATTACAGCAGGGGCTGGGGCGGAGGGGCACACAGGGGATGGGGCGGGCGCTGGGTATCCTGAAAGCTGGCCAGGGAACTCAGCCACCCTGCATCTGCCAACACTGCTTGAGCGTCAAAGCTATAGGACGCTAATGCAGAATGGAGCCCATCACCCCAGCTCCCTTGGCGTTGCCAAGAAATGTCAGAGCCCCTCCAAACTGCAGATTCCGGTGTCCTGGGAAGATCCAcccatctccctccccctgccatgCTCAATTCCCTCCCAAATTAGACAACTCAAGGGAGTGGCACCTCAAAGGAAAGAACGTTGAGCCACATGCTGTTGGTCCCTTGGAATGATGACGGGGTGCCTTTGCTTGCCTTCATCTTAGGGGCACTGGGGAAGACTGCTCTGCCCCAGTGTCTCCCTCACCACCTTGAAGACCCTCATCAGCAGCTAGGGTCTTTGGTTCTTCAAAGCTTCTCAGCATTCAGCAGTAACACCTGTGTATCTACTCACCAACAGCTTTAACCTCCACTAGGTCATTGGTTCTCACAGCCCCATGAGGTAGGACGGGCAGGAATCATGATCCCCATTTGGAAAATAAGGAGCCTGGAACTCATAGAATTAGGTCCCTTGACCAAACTCACACCACTGGCCAGTGGCAGAATCAAAACCAGAACTCAGGTCTCCTCACATATCGAGCTCCAGTGTCCATGCTCCAAAGTCCCTCCTGCGGCTCTtctgagaaagggaaagaagctgGGGGCAGGGACGCTGTCCTCATCCGTCACCTGCCCCTCTTGGGAGGTTCTCAGACGGCCCCATTGAGGACAGGATGAGTCCGCATGCGATAGATGATGACCGCAGTGGCCGGGCACAGCAACAAGGAGGTCATGATGACAATGGTGGCCAGGATGATGAGGACAATGACCCAGATGTCCAGGATGTGCTTGGGGAGCACGACTTCCATGGGGACCTGGCTGATGGCATCCATGCTGCTTCACTCTGCAACAGGCAGGAAAGAGGAATTCACCATTCTGTACCCCAGGAGTCAGAAGGTAGGTCACTTACCAGCTGCTGTGTACTCGTTAATGTTGCCTGATCAATAATAGTAACAGCCTCATTTACTGTgggcttcctatgtgccaggccctatcCTAAGCACTTTACGTGTATTAACTCACTTAGTCCTCACTTCAACCACCAACCCTTTGCGGTAGGGACTATTATTGtcatgcttttttatttcttggccTTTATCTtcagttatttccattttggagatGAAGACTCTAAAGCCTTAAAAGATGTAGCTGTAGTTAATTTCCCCAAGGAAGCAAAGCCAGGTGGGTGGGACTCCAGAGTCTTCATGTTTAACTATTAAACTATCATACCACCAgtctgttccctcatctgtaaaatgggaaatttattgtttttggtCCCGCaccccttctccctttctcctggTAACAGGTCCTCCtcttttctgaagaacctacCCTTTCTGTGTGGTTTAGTTAGGGCACACACCTGAGCACAGGGAAGCACATGTGACCTAGGCTTGGCCATTACAACTCTCCATGGCCTCAATTCAGGAATAGGCAAGTGATCCAGGCTAGGTCAACCAAAGTCCTCCCAGGGATTTTATTCACAAAGTATTGGGAAAGATGATTCTTTCTGCTGGGATTGCTAAACTGAAAGGATATGAGTCTGGAAAGGATGGGCGTGGGGCTGTCTTGCCCACATGTGACAGCATGTCCTAGAGATGGAAAGAGAAGTGGAGTC of Delphinus delphis chromosome 3, mDelDel1.2, whole genome shotgun sequence contains these proteins:
- the SMIM3 gene encoding small integral membrane protein 3 → MDAISQVPMEVVLPKHILDIWVIVLIILATIVIMTSLLLCPATAVIIYRMRTHPVLNGAV